TACCTCTAAATCTTACATTCTTAGGCTTAAAAGGATCTTTTACTTTTTTTATATTCTTAAAAGTGTTAATTCTTTTTACTTGAAGTAGGTTAGTACTAACTCCTAGTTTGGGTTTGTTCTTGTCTATATTTTTGTTTTTATCATTTGTTTGTTTTAGTAAGAGTAACTTTGGAGTTTTTAAGCTTACTAGGTTATTGGTAGTTTTAGAAACCATATTTTTTTCTCCTTCTTTAGAGTCTATCTTATAAAAGTACTTGATGTTAGAAGGAATGATTTCTGAAAGGGCACGATCAACAGGTGTGTTTGCTAATTGACCTGTGACATTGAAGTTTTTATTATCTCCAACTATAAATAAAAGAAAGTTTTGTTTAGAAAGTTCTTTTATAACTGAAGAAATAGAGGTTCTGTTTAATTTACCCGATAGTGTGTGATTGTTTACGTTATACTTAATGTTTACTTGTTGTGAAAACAAATAATTAGTCATAAATAAACAAATTACTACAATTGTTAGTTTTTTCATTACAGTATTTTTAAGTTAATGAGTTGATTATTAGTTTACAAAGTTACTTTGAGACTTGTTTTTTGAGAGAATGCAAAAGAATGGTTTTAAAGGAGGGGTTTTCCCTCTTTTTCTACAGGTTATATATTGTAGATATGATATATTTTTTCCTTGAAAAGAAGCGTAAAAGTATGGTTATAAACAAGTAGAGACAATGATGTGTTACCCATACAGCCATGAAGGTGTATGGATAAGTAGAAGTTAAATTAAAAAGTAGGATGCTTTATTCAAAAATAGCAACCGCTCTAACTGGAGATCCAGTTCCTCCTCTAATTTTTAAGGGTAAAGCTATAAAACGAAATCTACCTCTACCCAGTAGTTTGTCAAGGTTTATCATATTTTCATAGTGTGTAAAACCCATTTCTCCACAAATATGATGTACTTCTTTGTTGGAAATTTTCGGAACTCCTGGAGACATGGTTTCTACACCAAAAGCTGCAATTTTTTGTTCGCCAAGCCAAGTAGCACATTCAGCGGTAATACCAGGACCTTTTCCCCAGTTTTCAGTATTAAAATGTTTGTCGTAATGCTTTGTACAAATAAGAACAGTATCGCCCTTCTTAATACTAAGTTTTTCTTTATCTAGTTGTTCTCTAATTTCTTCAGAAGTAATTAATTCCTGTAAGCTCTTATGAGAAAAGTCTAAACAAATTCCTTCAGTATAAAACATACTAAGTGGCATAGTATCTATAGATTTTCCTTCATGTTTAGCAGCCATATGATTTAAAGCATCAACATGAGTTCCTGTATGTTCTCCCATCTCTAGTTTATATACAGCAGGAGTTTTTGTTGTTGGGTTTTCAATTCCATCCCATTCTTCATGGGTGTTGTGCACAGACATTTTAACTTGTGGAAGACTTTTATAAACAGGCATTCCATCAAAAATATCTTGACTTAGATCTATAATTTCAGTCATAGTTATAACTCAATCTTCACATTATAATTTTTAAGCTCCTCGATATAGTTTTGAGGAGTAAAATTATCATTATCAAACTTCTCTTGTCTATTTTTCTTCATTTTAATTCTATGAATAGCTTCTAAAAAACGACGCATTTCATTATCGTCATTAATAATGATTCCTGGAACTTTGGCATTGTCACCGTTATCTTTTTTTGCTACCATAGTAAAATAAGAAGAATTACAGTGTTTGGATTTTCCTGTTTGTATGTTTTGTGCTTCTACACGTATACCAACTACCATTGAAGTCTTGCCTACATAGTTAATAGACGCTTTCATGGTAACTAATTCGCCTACTTCAATAGGGTTTATAAAGTTAACGGTATCTACAGATGCTGTTACGCAATAAGTACCCGAATGTTTAGAAGCACATGCAAAAGCTATTTGATCCATTAGCTTTAAAACGTACCCTCCGTGAATTTTACCGCTAAAATTAGCATGAGAAGGAAGCATTAACTCAGAAATAGTAATGCGAGTATCTTCTATATTTCTATAAATATTATTGTTCATTATCTTTTCTTATTCCTCTAAAGTGAGGAGATTGTTCTTCTTCAACATGGGTTATAAAATACTTTGTGTCACCTAACCAAAAGAACGTTCCAAAACGTTCTTTGTAAGTAACTTTTACATAACGACCTTGATATTCTTGAAGTTTTTTTATGACTTCCTTTTGATTGTCCTCTACAGAGAAGGCAAAAATTTGTGCTCCGGAAATACCTTGGCTAATTTCACCTTCCCATGTTTTTACTACCACACCTTTGTAGCTAATTTTAATAAGTTCACCCGAGCGAACACCTTCACTATAAGGAACAAAATAAATAAAAGCATAGTATAGTGCTGCTATAAGAGCAATGCCAATTAAAATTAATCCTAAAATTTTTTTCATAGTAACATATTGAAGAATGTATAATAACAAAAGTAAGGTTTATATTTTGACTTGTAAAATGAATTGAAAGTGGTAAGTTTGTGTTGCTTCAAAAAATGATTAATATGAGTTATATTTTATTTGATGGTGATGTACGCACAGCCTTACTACCATTTACATATACGAGACCTGTAGCCGATATTAGAGTTGGGATTTTAACCATTAGAGAAAAATGGGAAAAATACTTAGGTTTAACAACTACAACTGTAACGGAAGAGTATTTAGAAGAGAAATACCCTATGGTTGAAATGGAAGAAAATGTATTATTAAATGCTTCTTTTTTACCAACTAAGCCTTTGGTTGAAATGGTAAAAAACCTGCAAGCTAATCAAGCTATTTTCAAAGGAGAGGATGTAATTGCTTTTCATGCTGCCGATACTCAAGAAGAGGTAGATTTTTCTTCTTATGAGCATATAGAGTTTGAAGATGATATAATTCAAATAAAAAATACGTGGGATATTTTTTCGTTAAATGACAAAGCAATTAGAGCTGACTTTGATTTAATAACTGAAGGCAGAAAATCGGAGCCAATTCCTGAAACTGTTAATTGTGTTAATAGAAATGACATTTTTGTAGAAAAGGGAGCTAAACTAACTTTTGCTACATTAAATGCTTCTACTGGTCCAATTTACATCGGTAAGAAAGCTGAAATAATGGAAGGGGTAGTTGTTCGAGGTGCTTTGGCCATGTGTGAAAATTCAGTATTAAAATTGGGAGCTAAAATTTATGGTGCGACTACCTTAGGACCTTATTGTAAAGTAGGAGGAGAGGTGAATAACTCAGTATTATTTGGGTATTCAAATAAAGGACACGATGGATTTTTAGGAAACTCAGTATTAGGCGAATGGTGTAATATTGGAGCCGATAGTAATAATTCTAACCTTAAAAATAATTATGCAGAAGTTAAGTTGTGGAATTATGAAACAGGACGTTTCGCTAAAACTGGATTACAATTCTGTGGTTTGATGATGGGAGATCATTCAAAATGTGGAATTAATACAATGTTTAATACAGGAACAGTCGTTGGTGTTTCTGCGAATATTTTTGGAAGTGGATTTCCAAGAAATTTTGTTCCTTCATTCAGTTGGGGAGGAGCATCAGGTTTTACCGAATACAAAACAAATAAAGTTTTTGAAGTAGCTGATGTAGTAATGAAAAGACGAGGTATTGAGTTTGATGAAAGAGAAAAACAAATTCTAGATCATGTTTTTGAAGAAACAAAACAATACAGAAATTATTAAACTAAAAGAAAGGACTTTACATTTAGTAAAGTCTTTTTTAGTTAAAAATTAACCCTAAAAACAAAGTTAGGTGTAATTCCTAGAGATATTTTGTTCACTTCTTTTAATTTATATTCAATCTGGTTATCAGAATTTCTAATAGGAATAGCATTATAGGTTCTACTTAAAATATTTTTTTTGTTAAAAATGTTCAGTAAAGAGAAACCTAACTTACCTTTCCACCTTTTAGAAAAATTAAAAGAGTAGGTCATTGAGGCATCAAATCGACTGTAATTAGGAAGCCTAAGGGCATTAATGTTATCAGAATCTAAGTTAATATGAGGAGCTCCATTATCATCAGTGTAAAACTCTTTAACAGCAGTATAAGGATTACCAGTTCTATGTATCCAACCAAGAGAAAACTCGTAGTTATTTAACTTATAAGCATGAGACCAAGAAAAGTAGTTTGTTATGTCATGATTTGCAGGAAAAAATTTGTTTTCTAAATCTAAAAACTTAAATCTGTTTTTAGTGTACGAATAATTGACCCAAGTTCTGTAATTATTAAACTTTTTGTTAATTAACACGTCAATACCATATACTTTTCCTTTCCCATTAGAAAAATCAGCAGTTTGGTCATTATAACCACTCGTTTGTGATGTCATCCCACTAACCTTTTTATAATAAGGTTCGATATCTATTTTCCAGTTATCTTTATTAAAAAGTATTCCAGTAGAAACTTGTAAACTTTTTTGAAGAGGAATATTGTCATTATTTACTTGCGCCCAAATTTGGTTTTCTAAGTCAAAACCTAAACTAGAGGTTTGAAATTCTATAATTTGACTTAATGTTTGGTGTTTTTGTTCAAAAGAAGCTTTGAAGCTTAAATTTGATGTAAGTTTTTTTTCAAAATATAACCGGGGTTCAAAAACAAGTTTGTCGATTTTAGAAAAGTAATTCAATCGTATTCCAGAATTAATATTCCAATTGTCGTTATCGTATAGATATTCAGCAAAAATAGAATGTGTGTTATTTGTACCTTCATCTTCTTGTATTGATGAATATCTATTTTGACCTTCAACATCAGCTAAATATTTTAATTCATAAGCTGCTTTAGTTGACGTAAAGTCATATCCCCAAAAT
The nucleotide sequence above comes from Tenacibaculum singaporense. Encoded proteins:
- a CDS encoding cyclase family protein, yielding MTEIIDLSQDIFDGMPVYKSLPQVKMSVHNTHEEWDGIENPTTKTPAVYKLEMGEHTGTHVDALNHMAAKHEGKSIDTMPLSMFYTEGICLDFSHKSLQELITSEEIREQLDKEKLSIKKGDTVLICTKHYDKHFNTENWGKGPGITAECATWLGEQKIAAFGVETMSPGVPKISNKEVHHICGEMGFTHYENMINLDKLLGRGRFRFIALPLKIRGGTGSPVRAVAIFE
- a CDS encoding acyl-CoA thioesterase, producing MNNNIYRNIEDTRITISELMLPSHANFSGKIHGGYVLKLMDQIAFACASKHSGTYCVTASVDTVNFINPIEVGELVTMKASINYVGKTSMVVGIRVEAQNIQTGKSKHCNSSYFTMVAKKDNGDNAKVPGIIINDDNEMRRFLEAIHRIKMKKNRQEKFDNDNFTPQNYIEELKNYNVKIEL
- a CDS encoding GlmU family protein, translating into MSYILFDGDVRTALLPFTYTRPVADIRVGILTIREKWEKYLGLTTTTVTEEYLEEKYPMVEMEENVLLNASFLPTKPLVEMVKNLQANQAIFKGEDVIAFHAADTQEEVDFSSYEHIEFEDDIIQIKNTWDIFSLNDKAIRADFDLITEGRKSEPIPETVNCVNRNDIFVEKGAKLTFATLNASTGPIYIGKKAEIMEGVVVRGALAMCENSVLKLGAKIYGATTLGPYCKVGGEVNNSVLFGYSNKGHDGFLGNSVLGEWCNIGADSNNSNLKNNYAEVKLWNYETGRFAKTGLQFCGLMMGDHSKCGINTMFNTGTVVGVSANIFGSGFPRNFVPSFSWGGASGFTEYKTNKVFEVADVVMKRRGIEFDEREKQILDHVFEETKQYRNY